The DNA window ATATGCCGATCAAACCGGCCAGGCCTTAGCAATGCCTGGTACAAAGCAAAAATGTACAGAAATAAAAGAAGTTGCAATAGGTGGATTCATAAAGTAGTGGTTTTCTGTTTGGGTAATTGAAAGCTAGCTATTCTTACTCTAACAATCTTCTGAAAGCTGGCCTGATCTGGAATAGAAGCTGGTTCCTCTTGGAGCTATATCTTAAAAGGGCATCCTGGAATAGTGACACAAATAATAACTTTGTAAAACTTGAAGGATAAACTTACATTGTCCAGGATATCGGCTCTGTTTGTAGATGCAAGCATGATTACTCCATCAAGGGTATTCATACCTGGAACAAACGCAGAAGGATTATAAAAACTTAAATTTGCGATCAGAACAAACATTTGGAGCGCATGTCATTCCAAATGTGAATTCTTCAAAGCAGATGAGGGGAGAAGATGGGTTTCAGAAATGTTTAAAGTGTTTAACAAAGTATTCTTTGGGCACCAGTAACCATTACCCCTACCAGTAACCATTACCCCTACCAGTAACCATTACCCCTGGGTGAAAGCTGATGTTGAATTTCTGATAACCATCGTAACATGTTTGTAAACAAAGGAAGCAGTTGGCGGTTATGTAGGAGGGAATCGAATAAAACAATACAACACCTTACTTACCATCCATTTCTACCAGCAGTTGGTTGAGAGTATTCTCTTGTTCATTGTGGCCTCCCATAGATCGACTTAAAGGTAACAAAAAATAGCATAAAATGATAGACATTTAACAAGACAGATTGATCAATACAGAGAGTGGCACCCCAGTTCTCAACTAATCAAGCTCTAAATGAATATATTAAATAATAGCTCTAGTTATTGCTTCCATAAAGAACTTGAGCAAGAAACTCTTTAAATCAATAACCcataattttaaaatgaaattgtacatGACGTAAAGAAATGGGCAGTTTTCCAGGAGATGGAATTTGTGCATGTCTGCCTTCTTGCAGTATTTGTAGCTTGCTCTTTTTTATCAAACTATCATTTTTCAGCACACACCAAGTGTTTACTTTCAGGGTTCAttgtaaaacaaacaaaaagtttcTAACATATGCGAGACGGCTGTGAAACAACTCAGACCTGATAAAGCATGGCATTAGCACTCAAATTCTATTAAATGGAAAATGGCCAATTGATAAATTTCACCACCAAATTCTGTCCTACCTGGACTTTCTTGACCGGCCGATGGCATCAACTTCATCAATGTAGACAATGCAGGGGGCCAGCTTTCTTGCCCGTGTGAACAGATCGCGCACACGCGCAGAGCCGACACCCGCAAACATCTCCACAAAGTCTGAGCCAGCCATTGACAGGAAGGGGACATCTGCCTCAGTTGCTACAGCTTTTGCAAGTAAGGTTTTACCCGTCCCAGGAGGACCTACCAGCAATGCACCCTGGGTAGAAGTGGTTAGAAAGTaacaaaattgattttttctGTCATAATACAGCATGGTATCAACTCGAACACCTCTGTGTCCAAATTGTGTGAGCAATCTTTGCATAAAAGCactatttttagattcaaAAAGGGGGTTTAATAAAGACAGgaaccctgctagcagagttTTCTTTCAGATGCAACAtggataagtgaactgatagaagCAAACAGGAAAAAAGCTCTCTTAgtagggtaagggacagagGGATTATTGTCTTAAAAAATTTGGCCTTAGGTCTATATATTTTGCAGATGCTGGGACTATTTTACACTATGTTCTTTTCAGCTTCTTAGGGAAAGGGCTGAATAATAGATAGAGGGGGCATAGCTTTTATGgtaaaaaattgtaaaattcCCAAAGACCGTATAAAAGCTAGGATCAAAAGCTCATTATTGGATTGTCAGGAGAATGTTACATTGACCATGCTTGTGTTGAGGGGCTTTCAAACATGACACATGGTGTAACGTTTTAAAAGCGTAGCTTGAAAAATAAAGACTTTTGCTTTCTGGTTACTTTGGAAGACTTTCTGATAGCTGTTGTCTATTGAAGTGTCAAGAATAACATGACAAAAACGAATGTACCTTAGGTATCTTGGCCCCAAGTTGGGTGTATCGACCAGCAGACTTGAGGTAATCAACAAACTCCATAACCTCCATCTTAGCCTCCTGCATTCCTGCTACATCTTTGAACCTACAGAGAGAGTTTTGAGCCTACAAAACGATGCATTCCAACCTAAAGAAACATTTGAACCTACTTAAAGAGAGATTTGAGCCTAAAAAAAGAGACATTCAAACATAAAACAGAAACATCTGAAattaaataaagaaacatttaaaCCTACAAAGTGAACAGGGTGACATTAAATACAGAAAGGGATTTGAACGCTATATAATGTAATgcttatattttcttctttttgtcGACTAGTTCAAGTGAGGGGTTATATTTATtgggttgtattttttttcttgcttatATGTCCCTATTCTTCTATATATGTTTTTGCCCCATATATGTTGTCTCCCACCCGTTCCCGCTCCCCTTGGATTTGTTGTAGTTCATTTCATAGAGTGCTCAGCACTCACGTGATTCCTCCTTGGTTAGATCCTGGCATCACAACTGTGGCCTTTGCTTTGATATATCCTGactaaaataaagaaatggaATACTCAAGTCTTCATAGGACGGCATCATAGACAATGGACAAGAGGGAGAAAAGGAACGTGAATTTAGAGAAAAAGGGGCTTTGTAATGATAACTATAATACATACATACGATAACTAAAATACCTACATATGATAACTATAATACCTACATACGATAACTACTATATAATACCTACATACGATAACTATAATACCTACATATGACTGCACTCACATGTAGGTATTATAGTTATCGTATACTATAACACAGACCCAGTGTAAACAGTTTAAACGTTAAAAAAAGAGCTGCATGTCTTCATTTTGTTAACTGGGGTGAGTGTTTAGCGctttttttgtattaaaaCAGATCAGAATATTTCCTGGATCCGCACCTAGCAGATCCCTTATCAAATATTGGGCATTCGTCTTTACCGTACATGCTCAGTATCTTTTGGTCATAGATCTGCTCACAATGCAACTTATAGCTATTACTTACAAAAGGGTTACTGCCCAAAATGCCGCCCTTGCGCCCACCGCCTGGGACACGGCGCCCTGCTAACAGGTACCACACCACTCCGATAATGGCAAGAGAAGTTGCTGCAGCCACTAGCGTAGAACTGAAACCCAAGATTACTATGAGTCTTGAATAATAACATGAGGCTAGGGTAATAGGCTCTTTGTGATTACTATGAGTCTTGAATAATAACATGAGGCTAGGGTAATAGGCTCTTTGTGATTACTATGAGTCTTGAATAATAACATGAGGCTAGGGTAATAGGCTCTTTGTGATTACTATGAGTCTTGAATAATAACATGAGGCTAGGGTAATAGGCTCTTTGTGATCAACTTGAAAGCAGGAAGCATTTCCAACATGAtctaatacaccaaaaactggaattctactctgccaaattttcatctttaataagagttcttcagggcagactgaagaaggtggatcgttacaagcttatttacatcagaaatAGTGGCGcaagacgcaaaaacattacaactgacaaaaaatcGCACATTCTAGAATAGCGCACGCTATGGACAAAAGAATTTATATATCTCTACGCAGGTTCCTACttcaaaaaaagtcatcactattaagaccctgtgggtagatagacttaagtGGATAAGTCCACTGACCTTCCCTTTCCATAAGTCTTTACTACACACACTGCAACTTAAGGCCTTTACTGGCTACAGTAGTAGGGAAATATGTCAAAGATTTGATGGAAAGCTCTTGCAGTAAGAAACCcttactattattatttcgTACAGTTCACCATATGCTCAGACTTACAAGAGCTGGGTGCGGTACCGTTCCGGTACAGGTACCGGTACCATACCGTTCACCATATGTATGTATGAATACACTTACAAGAGCTTATTTTGTGTGGGGTTCTTTATGGGAATAAATTTCTGAGGAGTTGTTTTGTACACCGTACACCATATGCATACACTTACAAGAGCTCATTTTGGGTGTGTTACTTTAAGGGAATAAAATCCTGAGGACTTGTTTTGTACTGACACCATATGCATACACTTACAAGAGCTCATTTTGGGTGCGGTACTTTATGGGAACAAACTCCTGAGGAGAAATCCTCAGCTCTGACTGGGCATGATGTATCTTCTTTTCAAAGCTGTCAAGGCTCGCAATGCTAAACACGTAATGTGGTCCATACGAGTAGACCTAAAATGGATAGAAAGTAAACTAAGGACTTTAAGTAATAACCTGCAGTATAATTGGTATGTGTCTGGTCTAAGATAAACTTCTGGATATCAGAGCTTAAAACAGATATAACTAGAAAcaagaaagactacagacaagcagtagaaaaactagaggTGTCACAAGCTGCCGGCTTACAgatggacagaaagacagatggactggaggattaaaaggcagatgaatggacagaaagacagatggactggaggattaaaaggcagatgaatggacagaaagacagatggactggaggattaaaagacagatgaatggacagaaagacagatggACTGGAGGATTAAAAGGCTGCAAGACTGTAAGCTGCCGGCTTACAgatggacagaaagacagatatggactggaggattaaaaggcagatgaatggacagaaagacagatggactggaggattaaaagacagatgaatggacagaaagacagatggactggaggattaaaagacagatgaatggacagaaagacagatggactggaggattaaaagacagatgaatggacagaaagacagatggactggaggattaaaaggcagatgaatggacagaaagacagatggactggaggattaaaaggcagatgaatggacagaaagacagatggactggaggattaaaaggcagatgaatggacagaaagacagatggactggaggattaaaaggcagatgaatggacagaaagacagatggactggaggattaaaaggcagatgaatggacagaaagacagatggACTGGAGGATTCAAAGGCAGATGaatggacagaaagacagatggactggaggattaaaaggcagatgaatggacagaaagacagatggactggaggattaaaaggcagatgaatggacagaaagacagatggACTGGAGGATTCAAAGACAGATGaatggacagaaagacagatggACTGGAGGATTAAAAGGCTGCAAGACTGTAAGCTGCCGGCTTACAGATGGACTGAAAGACAGATGGACTGGAGGATTAAAAGACAGATGaatggacagaaagacagatggACTGGAGGATTCAAAGACAGATGaatggacagaaagacagatatGGACTGGAGGATTAAAAGGCTGCAAGACTGTAAGCTGCCGGCTTACAGATGGACTGAAAGACAGATGGACTGGAGGATTAAAAGGCAGATGaatggacagaaagacagatggactggaggattaaaagacagatgaatggacagaaagacagatggactggaggattaaaagacagatgaatggacagaaagacagatggactggaggattaaaaggcaaatgaatggacagaaagacagatggactggaggattaaaaggcaaatgaatggacagaaagacagatggactggaggattaaaagacagatgaatggacagaaagacagatggactggaggattaaaagacagatgaatggacagaaagacagatggactggaggattaaaaggcagatgaatggacagaaagacagatggactggaggattaaaagacagatgaatggacagaaagacagatggactggaggattaaaaggcagatgaatggacagaaagacagatggactggaggattaaaagacagatgaatggacagaaagacagatggactggaggattaaaaggcagatgaatggacagaaagacagatggactggaggattaaaagacagatgaatggacagaaagacagatggactggaggattaaaagacagatgaatggacagaaagacagatggactggaggattaaaaggcaaatgaatggacagaaagacagatggactggaggattaaaagacagatgaatggacagaaagacagatggactggaggattaaaagacagatgaatggacagaaagacagatggactggaggattaaaaggcagatgaatggacagaaagacagatggactggaggattaaaagacagatgaatggacagaaagacagatggactggaggattaaaagacagatgaatggacagaaagacagatatggactggaggattaaaagacagatgaatggacagaaagacagatatGGACTGGAGGATTCAAAGACTGCAAGACTGTAAGCTGCCGGCTTACAgatggacagaaagacagatggactggaggattaaaagacagatgaatggacagaaagacagatggactggaggattaaaaggcagatgaatggacagaaagacagatggactggaggattaaaagacagatgaatggacagaaagacagatggACTGGAGGATTAAAAGACAGATAaatggacagaaagacagatggactggaggattaaaagacagatgaatggacagaaagacagatggACTGGAGGATTAAAAGGCTGCAAGACTGTAAGCTGCCGGCTTACAGATGGACTGAAAGACAGATGGACTGGAGGATTAAAAGGCAGATGaatggacagaaagacagatggactggaggattaaaagacagatgaatggacagaaagacagatggactggaggattaaaagacagatgaatggacagaaagacagatggactggaggattaaaaggcagatgaatggacagaaagacagatggactggaggattaaaaggcagatgaatggacagaaagacagatggactggaggattaaaaggcagatgaatggacagaaagacagatggactggaggattaaaagacagatgaatggacagaaagacagatggACTGGAGGATTAAAAGGCTGCAAGACTGTAAGCTGCCGGCTTACAGATGGACTGAAAGACAGATGGACTGGAGGATTAAAAGACAGATGaatggacagaaagacagatggactggaggattaaaagacagatgaatggacagaaagacaaatatggactggaggattaaaaggcaaatgaatggacagaaagacagatatGGACTGGAGGATTAAAAGACTGCAAGACTGTAAGCTGCCGGCTTACAGATGGACTGAAAGACAGATATGGACTGGAGGATTAAAAGACAGATGaatggacagaaagacagatggactggaggattaaaagacagatgaatggacagaaagacagatggactggaggattaaaaggcagatgaatggacagaaagacagatggactggaggattaaaaggcaaatgaatggacagaaagacagatggactggaggattaaaaggcagatgaatggacagaaagacagatggactggaggattaaaagacagatgaatggacagaaagacagatggACTGGAGGATTAAAAGGCTGCAAGACTGTAAGCTGCCGGCTTACAgatggacagaaagacagatatGGACTGGAGGATTCAAAGACAGATGaatggacagaaagacagatatGGACTGGAGGATTAAAAGACTGCAAGACTGTAAGCTGCTGGCTTACAGATGGACTGAAAGACAGATGGACTGGAGGATTCAAAGACAGATGAATggacatacatacatacataaactttatttaagtgTCAAAAAGTGTTTAGCTACAAAAGCTAATTGTGGacactataaaaaaataaataatcagataattagtaaataatatgatttagaatctaatctagctatatttaaaatattaaaaatattatagaaaactatACGTATTATACATAttgatataatatattatatacacACAAACACTATATAGACGAACTATCACAGGCgtagatacaagtaaacaGACATGTGTATACAAATAGACACAAGAACaaccaaacaaacaaacaagcaacatataaataaataacaaaacaagttaatataaaaatatgataCAAGGGTGGTGCACACTCCTCATGTGCCCGACCGCCAGACAGCACACGGGACCACCCCACGCGCCCACCCCACTAGGATGAGCATGCGATGCAGTCACATGCGCCATCCAGCAGGCCAAGCACATCAAGAGTGCGCACTCCCGTCCTAAAAGCCTGTAGGCTGGTCTTATTACGAAGTTCCTGACTTATTTTACCCCAAATATAGGGGCCTAGAAACCTTATGCTGTGTCTACCATATGTGATTGTATTAAATCTTGGAGCAGGAAAATCGCTCCTCAAGTTGTAACTCCTGTCTTGCTGAAAAAATATACTTTGAATATGCTCAGGAGCTAGGGAATTTCTAACTTTGTACATTAATATAAGAATGTCTTGTAATCTTCTATTCTCTAAGCTTGACAATCGCCCTCTCCTTAAAAGTTCAGCATAAGTGTCAGTTCTGTTATTAAATATTGCGCGTAGAGCCCTTCTTGAACTCTCTCTAACTTTCTAGCATCAGCGGCTTTACAAAAGTGCCAGATATGGACTGAGGATTCAAAGGCAGATGAATGGAGGAGATGGATggacacaaagacaaacagaACGATTGATTATAGGCAAAAAGGGAAAAATCCAATGAAGGGATTGTCACAGGTGAATATGATAAGAAAGGTATTTCAAAGTCAATAAGTCTTACTTCTTTGCCAGCGACTAAAGCTCCTCTGTGCAGGTAGACATACACTTTGTCCTGTGATGCAGGGACTTCAAGATGCTCAACCTGATAAAAGATAAAACATAGAGTATATGTCAGTCACAAATTAGTCACAAATTACCTTTAGTCAAAATGAACTGTAAATCTAGGATCACAGGTAGCCAGCCGAAAGTAAGTGTGTCAGCATATGGAGTCTCAACATTACTGCAACAGGTGTATCTTTTTGTTTCTTGGCCCTGAAATTCACTTGTTGAACTAATGTGAACTGAATCAATATGTGAGCTTTAAATCTGGCTTATCTACTTATTATATCATTCTGGTCTTAATGAAAAATGTACAGACCTCCCCTGCAGAGAGCATTTCCCTATAGAATACTGTCCATGTGGTTTCCGGTGTGGGGTCGGTACCAGCAGTCAGGAAGTAAAACACAGCTAGAATGATCCATGGGAGGATCTGAGCCATGCTCCCCTGTGGTCCTGCATCTTCAGGGTTTGGAGAGGATTGATCTTGGAGAAAACATGATGAGATGCATTAAAATGGCATACTGTCAGAAGAGATTTTGAGCAGGGTTCATGAGATTACATGAAATTAGCAATTGATGCCAGAGTAGATTTAATCTAGAAAGATCTGCAGTACCTGGTTTcttgccatcaccaccatcttGGAATCTTTTTGAACTAGTAGAAAAGTAACGACCCAGTCCTGTAGGGGAAATAACCAAGAtctatgttttattttagggaaCATTTAGTCAACAATGAGATCATAAATTTGGAACAGAAAACAAGATGCTAAACATTGGCAGTGCACGCTTCCAAAAAAAGATAAAGACATTTACCAttttgaaaagcataaaatcaCAGATTACAAACATAAACATGTTAATTTTGCTTAAACTTTCTTGTCATTTCATGTAAAATTGCCAAGCCTTCACCATTCATTTGTCAAGTGCCTCGGCAGATAAAAAGGACTTTTGTTTTGTCATGGTgtctataaaaaaattgtaCCAAACTGTACTTTGCACATATTTTAACTGCCTGCATGCAAACTGGAAGTTAAAAAATACTGCATCTGTGATTGCTATGGAGTGACGTCATATTGCTGTCATCTTACTAGATTTGCGGTTTGATTTTGAAACCATGCAGTTGGTGAAACACTTGTATCTTTGAGTCTGGTAAGTATGATAAAGCAAGCTTAATCTCCGGAAGGGCGTAATAGTGCAGCTCACAGATCACCGAAAATCTAAGCTCCAAAACAAACTAGAGGTATAGTTCCAACCAAGGCTAGGGTGCATGAGGTGGCTACGATTTTGTAGGATTCTCCATATGGAGGAGTTTCTGTTCTTCAATGTTTAATGCATCTACAGGAAAGCAAATGTTTGACACAAGGTCCTCGATCACCACAGTACACACATCGCTAAGCACATGCTTTTGGTTAAACAAAGGAATCTATTAGAAATCTGTGTGGTTCAAGGGCTTTTGGTCGTCGCTAAAACTTCTAAGTGGTTTTGAAGGCTGGGATGATCAAGCAGGGAAGAGGATTTGAATCAAAACAAGAAATGTGCAGcaaaataattcaaaatggcgggagTCCGAAAACAACTAAATCTATTGTTATTAAtgtttttccatttcaaaGTGACGAGCACAGAAGGGTAAGGTTGACGTGCTGCATGCGATTTGCAGGCTATCGACGAGAATGTGGTCGCCTTTTAGATGCTTAAAAACAGGGAGTTGAGTAAGAAGAGAGGGGGCAGAGGTAAGGAGGAAAGTCGTAGATAAAAAAGTTTATTATGTGTTTATTGGATCCTATTTGGTGGATCTAATTAATAGAGTCCTGGTACTTAGCTTTCTGACAGCTTTAGGGATATGCTTTGCTTTTACTTACTCTATATCCTAAAGTCCTGGTTCTTGCTTACCTGAGAGCTTTAGGGGTATCAATACTATGCTATCCTGTTTGGTGGATTCAATTATTAAAGTCCTGGTACTTTAGGTGCCTGAGAGCTTTAGGGATATgacacgtttttttttactatatcCTATTTGGTGCTGGACCCAGTCCTGTACATGGATATCTGAGAGCCCAAGGCATTCCGACCatgacccctcccctctacTTCCCTCATCTCAATTATGGCCCTGGTCACGATCTTTCAGGCCACCTCATTTTTAACTACAcaagtattctatattttttacaataaaataaaacaaaataattgtgttttcttatttctttaatACAATTTTGGCGCGCTTTTTAGGCACATCCACGATTCCTGCAAAAAAGATGTGATCAAATATGTAAAATCTAAAGTTAACATAACCAAAAATGGAAACCTGCCGCATATCTCTGGGGTACTAGGTAATTTGAGACATCCtttattattgtcattttCTGACAGGTAATTGGGATTAGTGGATCGAAGTGTTACCTGGAATGCTGTAGCTCTTATTCCTCAGCAGGAgatacaaagaaaaaagagctTGACTTGATGGTGCATGGAAACTTCCAGACTAAAATCAAAATGACATAAGCTAAGTTTATGGTACAGTTTCATGTGGACAGAAATGCTGAAATTTAAATGATTTTTACAATAACAAAATCTCTACATAAAATACACCATTTGATGGAATAATATTCATGGTTACGGTAACAAGTCTTATAAGCACAAATTGAgagcttgggttacctgtggttaCGCTTGTTTATATAGACGGCATTTAGTGTCCTTTTTATCAAGAATCACTTTTATTCTTGGAAACGTGTGACGTTATATACTGTCATGCCTTTAGTTTAGTTTGATTCTTGGTACATCACATTTGACTGATATCTTTATAATGAACAAGTCACAACACTTAGTTTCCTTCACATCCTTCGCGTCTCATTGCATAATAACATGATTTTACCTGGGCTTTCTTCGCTCCATCTCGGATGATGGCAGTACCAAAGAACCTCGCGCCTGGCAGGTCGAGCAAGCTAGAGTTTACTTTTCTAGGAGTCCTTCTGAGACAACTCCTTGACACAGTAGCATTTGATAATGGAGGGATATGTTGTCGatgaaatgtttgaaaagaattaCGTATCGACAGCATCCATGGTTTCTGCGCAATTCCCCGAAAATTTCTTTGCAACAAACGATCCATCATGCATTCATTATAAAATTCCCCATCTGTTAGAGCACCCTAGGTCGGACAAATTCACGAATTTCTATAGAATTTGTTAACCAACTATATGACGAttgttttcaaatgtttttccgccattttggaatggACAGGAGTAGTACTGGGACTAGAAAAACACGTGACTATTGCCGCTGAGAAACTCGCTGGCTTCTGTCACGTGTAatttcgcgcatgcgcagttcATACAAATGACGTCATATAGCTTCCCCGACGTTGGACCGACGTTCTCTTCGCCTCGCTGTTTTAGAGATACCTCGTGGTCTAGAGATTGTCTCGAAATTTTGCTAAAAACTCATTTTATTGGAATGCTAGACGTACCCCTAGTTAACCTAGGATTAGCTGATCATACCTACTGTCTACCACCGTCGGCCATAACGCTAGAAGTTTTCGCGAAGTTACAAGCAAAAGCGATGGAGAACGGAGAGCTTCTAAGATGGGAGGACGCGTCCATCGCTTTCGAACCGCCAAATTCTGACCAAGAAAGTAAATCGAGTTGTTCTTCGCTGTCGCCTGCACATAGCGTGGATAGTGGCTTTGACGCT is part of the Nematostella vectensis chromosome 13, jaNemVect1.1, whole genome shotgun sequence genome and encodes:
- the LOC5502318 gene encoding paraplegin isoform X2: MMDRLLQRNFRGIAQKPWMLSIRNSFQTFHRQHIPPLSNATVSRSCLRRTPRKVNSSLLDLPGARFFGTAIIRDGAKKAQSGSFHAPSSQALFSLYLLLRNKSYSIPGLGRYFSTSSKRFQDGGDGKKPDQSSPNPEDAGPQGSMAQILPWIILAVFYFLTAGTDPTPETTWTVFYREMLSAGEVEHLEVPASQDKVYVYLHRGALVAGKEVYSYGPHYVFSIASLDSFEKKIHHAQSELRISPQEFVPIKYRTQNELFSTLVAAATSLAIIGVVWYLLAGRRVPGGGRKGGILGSNPFSGYIKAKATVVMPGSNQGGITFKDVAGMQEAKMEVMEFVDYLKSAGRYTQLGAKIPKGALLVGPPGTGKTLLAKAVATEADVPFLSMAGSDFVEMFAGVGSARVRDLFTRARKLAPCIVYIDEVDAIGRSRKSSRSMGGHNEQENTLNQLLVEMDGMNTLDGVIMLASTNRADILDNALLRPGRFDRHIAIDLPTLPERMEIFEVHLKKLTLKRSIDQYTKRLAELTPGHSGADIANICNEAALHAARLNKKNVDTKNFEYAVERVIAGMEKRTHTMSPDERRIVAYHEAGHALVGWMLEHTEPLLKVSIVPRTNASLGYAQYLPSDQKLYTTEQLFDRMCMALGGRAAEGKIFRRITTGAEDDLRKVTDMAYRQIITYGMNDRVGNISFPVKKSQEFGKKPYSDHLSHLIDEEVRLLISRAFDATDNILTKHSDKLKVLAEELIKKEVLNYDDISSLIGPCPYGDKRARIDKWDTTATPPEAVTN
- the LOC5502318 gene encoding paraplegin isoform X1, with protein sequence MMDRLLQRNFRGIAQKPWMLSIRNSFQTFHRQHIPPLSNATVSRSCLRRTPRKVNSSLLDLPGARFFGTAIIRDGAKKAQSGSFHAPSSQALFSLYLLLRNKSYSIPGLGRYFSTSSKRFQDGGDGKKPDQSSPNPEDAGPQGSMAQILPWIILAVFYFLTAGTDPTPETTWTVFYREMLSAGEVEHLEVPASQDKVYVYLHRGALVAGKEVYSYGPHYVFSIASLDSFEKKIHHAQSELRISPQEFVPIKYRTQNELFSTLVAAATSLAIIGVVWYLLAGRRVPGGGRKGGILGSNPFSGYIKAKATVVMPGSNQGGITFKDVAGMQEAKMEVMEFVDYLKSAGRYTQLGAKIPKGALLVGPPGTGKTLLAKAVATEADVPFLSMAGSDFVEMFAGVGSARVRDLFTRARKLAPCIVYIDEVDAIGRSRKSSRSMGGHNEQENTLNQLLVEMDGMNTLDGVIMLASTNRADILDNALLRPGRFDRHIAIDLPTLPERMEIFEVHLKKLTLKRSIDQYTKRLAELTPGHSGADIANICNEAALHAARLNKKNVDTKNFEYAVERVIAGMEKRTHTMSPDERRIVAYHEAGHALVGWMLEHTEPLLKVSIVPRTNASLGYAQYLPSDQKLYTTEQLFDRMCMALGGRAAEGKIFRRITTGAEDDLRKVTDMAYRQIITYGMNDRVGNISFPVKKSQEFGKKPYSDHLSHLIDEVTNSSNTRLSREVRLLISRAFDATDNILTKHSDKLKVLAEELIKKEVLNYDDISSLIGPCPYGDKRARIDKWDTTATPPEAVTN